A stretch of Linepithema humile isolate Giens D197 chromosome 3, Lhum_UNIL_v1.0, whole genome shotgun sequence DNA encodes these proteins:
- the LOC105676284 gene encoding trypsin-1-like, translated as MCRKFSSKFFIASLALPYGLEPRITDGEDAVPGEFPYQVSVQYGLPPILPFSHICGGSILNKNHVITAGHCIINRLGKLRVIAGKHVLLETESTEQVVDVAKSYVHEKYPGYVFAIYTIKNQFFHVQLELTKAKICELITLLLRFFRGVAPYDIAVLKLSTHLIFNERVSAVNLPQQNEVRIGNVVLSGWGSTSKNLLPTLPKVLQKATIPLLDNQSCLKKLEIVGSVQLYDSQICTDAVKETSACSGDSGGPLVQFDGNNPTQLGIVSWGVYPCGVSGSPSVYTRVSSYVDWIEHIVNA; from the exons ATGTGTAGAAAATTttcgtcaaaattttttatagcgtCTCTGGCCTTACCCTACGGCCTGGAGCCGAGAATCACCGATGGTGAGGATGCTGTGCCGGGTGAATTCCCTTACCAGGTGTCCGTTCAATATGGCTTGCCACCTATCCTCCCGTTTAGCCATATCTGCGGTGGTTCGAtcctaaataaaaatcacgttATAACTGCTGGACACTGCATCATCAATAGACTCGGCAAGCTTAGAGTAATTGCTGGCAAGCATGTCCTGCTTGAGACCGAATCCACTGAGCAAGTAGTTGATGTCGCGAAGTCTTACGTTCACGAAAAATATCCAGGGTACGTTTTCGCCATTTATACcatcaaaaatcaattttttcatgttcAACTTGAACTTACAAAAGCTAAAATATGCGAACTGATAACACTTC TATTGCGCTTTTTCAGAGGTGTTGCTCCATACGACATTGCTGTTCTGAAACTGAGCACTCATCTCATTTTCAACGAGAGAGTGTCCGCTGTCAATCTACCTCAACAAAATGAGGTGCGAATTGGAAACGTTGTGTTGTCCGGATGGGGTTCGACTTCCAAGAATTTGCTCCCAACGCTTCCTAAGGTTCTTCAAAAGGCCACCATTCCCCTACTGGACAATCAATCCTGTCTGAAAAAGTTGGAAATAGTCGGCTCTGTGCAACTCTATGATTCGCAAATCTGCACTGACGCTGTCAAAGAAACATCTGCCTGCTCc gGAGACTCTGGTGGTCCACTTGTTCAATTTGACGGTAACAATCCTACTCAGCTCGGTATTGTGTCATGGGGTGTTTATCCGTGCGGTGTCAGCGGTTCTCCTTCCGTCTACACTCGCGTATCTTCCTACGTTGATTGGATTGAGCACATCGTTAATGCATAA
- the LOC105676276 gene encoding carboxypeptidase B-like — MSAGVGSILCVILGVSGMLVLHPASGSPYRDSNTATHPGYNYDYLEERIFQEEKALDEESSSLQDVHSDQKAQACLNYNDKKEERVKLVEVNCSQETTRESSSDDDYDRGFSLFGLVESVLSVVASGLNTVMSSIVGTEKKNSRSSARRINYRNYHLIRVFPNTEKHVADLRDLKDTEPEDIKFWSFPNPNRTLDVIVAPDVVADVKDYLRDKKIDFKVLISDIQKTISYQNPKMSKEQREDLVTTQGHTMTWKRYHRYGDIVRYLEYLAFRYPKMVELTTIGQSYEGQPIKMAKVSIGLNKDGERKPAIWIDAGMHGREWIGTAVATYILSQLVERNSTYSKLLDNSDWMILPVANPDGYEYSHTGDRFWRKTRSNHVESENDSKSPPNLLQFLTHYTRWFWTKCEGVDPNRNFAHHWGEEKENGASLDPCRENYSGPYAFSEPETKAMSDYILANKQHIRMYLTLHSYSQMWLVPWGYTRSKPSDYTDLVNVAKKAINAIAKVHGTHYQIGSMADLMYPTSGSSDDWAKGVAGIKYAYTVELRDRGTYGFLLPATQIVPTAREIWAGIRAITRLVTCNT, encoded by the exons ATGAGCGCCGGCGTTGGGTCGATCTTGTGCGTGATTCTCGGGGTTTCAGGAATGCTCGTGCTGCATCCGGCGAGCGGTAGTCCGTATCGTGATAGTAACACTGCGACACATCCGGGATATAACTACGATTACTTGGAAGAGAGGATATTTCAAGAAGAAAAAGCCCTGGATGAAGAAAGTAGTAG CTTACAGGATGTTCACAGTGATCAAAAAGCGCAAGCGTGTTtgaattataatgataaaaaagaggaaagagtTAAACTCGTCGAAGTAAATTGTTCTCAAGAGACAACTAGAGAATCGTCGTCGGATGATGACTACGACAGGGGTTTTTCTCTATTTGGCCTAGTTGAATCCGTGCTGTCTGTTGTAGCGAGTGGTCTCAATACAGTCATGAGTAGCATTGTTGGCACCGAGAAAAAGAATTCACGCTCGAGTGCCAGAAGAataaattatcgaaattaCCATTTGATCAGAGTGTTTCCGAACACGGAGAAGCATGTTGCGGATCTGCGCGATTTGAAAGACACCGAGCCCGAAGACATAAAATTTTGGTCTTTTCCAAACCCCAACAG aaccTTAGATGTCATCGTCGCGCCGGATGTCGTAGCAGACGTTAAGGATTATTTGAgagataagaaaattgatttcaaagTGTTGATATCGGATATCCAG AAGACGATATCTTATCAAAATCCGAAAATGTCAAAAGAACAACGCGAAGACTTGGTTACCACACAAGGCCATACGATGACATGGAAACGTTATCATCGATATGGAG ATATCGTCCGCTATTTAGAATACCTGGCCTTCAGGTATCCCAAAATGGTAGAATTGACGACCATCGGCCAGAGTTACGAGGGTCAACCGATTAAAATGGCAAAAGTGTCGATAGGATTGAACAAGGATGGCGAACGAAAGCCCGCGATTTGGATCGATGCCG GCATGCACGGACGAGAATGGATTGGTACCGCCGTGGCGACCTACATATTGAGCCAGTTGGTTGAGAGGAACTCAACCTATTCGAAATTGCTGGACAATTCGGACTGGATGATTCTACCAGTCGCTAATCCCGACGGTTATGAGTACAGCCACACCGGCGATCGTTTCTGGCGAAAAACCAGAAGCAATCATGTGGAAAGCGAAAACGATAGCAA GTCGCCTCCCAATCTGTTACAGTTCCTAACACACTATACTAGATGGTTCTGGACTAAATGCGAGGGCGTTGATCCGAATCGAAATTTTGCACACCACTGGGGcgaggagaaagagaacggGGCCAGTTTAGATCCTTGTCGCGAAAATTACTCTGGACCGTACGCCTTTTCTGAACCGGAAACGAAAGCCATGTCAGATTATATTCTGGCGAACAAGCAGCATATAAG aatgtatTTGACTTTGCATTCTTACTCACAAATGTGGCTGGTACCGTGGGGATACACACGCTCGAAACCTTCGGATTACACCGACTTGGTGAACGTAGCGAAGAAGGCGATTAACGCGATTGCAAAAGTTCACGGCACTCATTATCAAATTGGATCTATGGCAGATCTGATGTATCCAACTTCTG GATCGTCCGATGATTGGGCCAAAGGCGTCGCcggaataaaatatgcatacaCAGTGGAACTTCGCGATCGCGGAACTTATGGGTTTCTTTTGCCGGCGACTCAAATAGTTCCGACGGCGCGCGAAATTTGGGCGGGTATTCGCGCAATCACTCGCTTAGTCACCTGTAATACATGA